The stretch of DNA GCACGAAATCAACCAGCCGCTGATGTCGATTTCGTCCAACGCCGGCGCCAGCCTGCGCTGGCTGGAACGCGATCCGCCACAGCTGGATCGGGTGCGCGCCGGCTTGCAGGAGATTGCGGCCCAGAGCCAGCGCGCCGGCGGTATCATTCGCGGCCTGCGCGCGCTGACCCGCAAGGCGCCGCAGGAATCGGCGCCGTTCGACCTGCACGCCACCATCCGCCACATCATCGGCATCTCGCGCGCCGAGCTGGAACGCCAGAACGTGGCGGTAACGCTGGCATTGAACGCCGCCAGCGGCTGGGTTGATGGCGACACGGTGCAGCTGCAACAGGTGCTGCTGAACGTGGTGGTCAACGCGCTGGATGCGATGAGCGAGGTGCAGGACCGGCCGCGCAGCCTGGCCATCACCACCAGCACGCAGGACGGCCAGCTGGCGGTACGGGTGGACGACAGCGGCAGCGGCCTTGATGAAGAAGGCGCTGCGCAGATGTTTGAAGCGTATTTCACGACCAAACAGGATGGCATGGGCATGGGCCTGGCGATCTGCCGCTCCATCATGGAAGCGCATGGCGGCACGATCTCCGCGCAACCGCGCCAGCCGCATGGATGCAGTGTGTTGTTCAGATTACCGGAGCGAGTTTGATGGAATTAAGCATGAACCAGGTGGTGATCGTGGTCGATGACGACGAGGGCGTGCGCCAGGGCTTTGTCAATCTGCTTGAATCAGAAGGCTACACGGTGCAGGCTTACGGCTCGGCCGCCACTTTCTTTGAACAGCCGTTGCCGGACGCGCCATGCTGCCTGCTGCTGGACATGCGCATGCCCGAAGTGGACGGTTTTGAGGTGGTGGCGCAGCTGGAACGCACCGGCGCCGGCGTTCCGATCATCTTCGTCACCGGCTTCGGTTCGATTCCGCTGACGGTACAGGCCATGAAGGCCGGGGCGCTGGAATTCCTCACCAAGCCGGTGGAGCCGGAAGAACTGCTGCGCGCCGTGCGCGGCGCGCTGGAAGCCGGCGCGGTGGCGTATCGTGAGCGGCAGGAGCTGGACGAACTGCGCGCCCGTCACGACAGCCTGACCCCGCGTGAACGCGAGACCATGCAACTGGTGATCGGCGGCCTGCTGAACAAGCAGATCGCCGATGAACTGGGCGTGAGCGAAATCATGGCCAAGACCCACAAGCGCAAGGTGATGGACAAAATGCAGGCGCGTTCTTTGCCAGATCTGGTGCGCGACGCCGAACGCCTGAATATCACGCAAACGCGCAGTCGCTGACGGAATAGGGTGGTCGCCGTCCGGCTCCGGTAGAATATTGGCAATTCGATCAAATACCAGGGGATTTCATGCGCATCTATATCGCCGCCGCGCTGCTGGCGTTCACTTCGCTGGCTTGCAGCGCCAGTGAATCTGCCAGCGGCAGCTTTGCCGCCACCCAAAGTTGCGAGGCGTTTTCCTCGTTCGCCAAGCGCACCAATCCCGGCGACATCAAAGTCAGCGCCGGCACCAGCTACACGGTCCGTGAAATCAACAAGGTCGATTACGACTGGGTGCGCATCGAGGTGCCCGGCGCGCAGCCGGCCCTGCGCTGGGTACAGCGCGAATGCGGCAAGCCGGCGCTGGAAGACCAGCAGGCCAGCCGTCTGCCGGAAGGCGCCAGCGGCGCGGTATGCTCGGCGGCCAACCAGCAGGATAGCTATGTGCTGGCGATCACCTGGCAGCCCGGCTTTTGCGAACACACCAAATACAACGGCAAGAAGCCGGAATGCGACGCCATGAACGGCGGCACGCTGGAGGCCAAGACCCTCAGCCTGCACGGCCTGTGGCCAAACAAGAAGGAATGCGGCACGCAGTACGGCAGCTGCAGTGGCCAGCCTTTCGCGCTGAGCAAGGACACCATCGAGAAGATCGCACCGTGGATGCCGAACTTCTTCTACGAACGCACCTTCGGCGCCTACGAGTGGAACAAGCATGGCAAGTGCCAGTCGCTGCCGCCTGATGACTACTTCATCAAGGCCGTATCGGCGGTGCGGGTGGTGAATGAATCGGAAGTGGGAAAGATCGTGCTGGGGAATACCGGCAAGAGCATTCGCGTGAGCGACTTCTTTGACAAGATCAAGGCGCGCTATGGCGAGAAGGTCGCCGACACCATCACGCTGGTCTGCACGCAGCACAAATACCTGCAAGAGATCCGCGTGTCGCTGGCGCTGGACTTCGCCACCGACCGCGAACTGCCGCAACTGGTGGCCAACGCCAAGCCGGCCGCCAGTCGCGCTGTTGGCTGCGCCGACGAAATCTATGTCGAAGCAGCCGGCAGGAACTAAGCTTACGCTGCGAAGCCGCCGTCGATCAGCAGGTCGGCGCCGGTGACGAAGCCTGCTTCAGGGCCGGCCAGGTAGGACACCATGGCTGCCACTTCATCTGCCTTGCCGTGGCGTTTCAGCGCCATCAGGCCATGCAAGCCCAGGGCGAAATCGCTGTCGGCCGGATTCATGTCGGTATCGACCGGACCTGGCGCGACGTTGTTGACGGTGATGTTGCGGCTACCCAGATCGCGCGCCATGCCTTTGACCAGGCCAACCAGCGCCGATTTGCTCATCGCGTAAGCCGCGCCGCCTTCGAACGGCATGCGTTGGGCGTTGGTGCTGCCGATGTTGATGATGCGGCCACCATCGGTCATGTGTTTGGCGGCGGCTTGCGAAGCGACGAACACGCCACGCACGTTGACGGCCACGGTGCGGTCGAAGTCTTCCAGCGAGAACTGGTCGGTTGGGCCGAGCAGCAGCACGCCGGCGCTGTTGACCAGGATGTCCAGGCGGCCGAAGCGTTCTGCCACGCTGTCGATGGCTTTGGTCAGTGCTGCGGCATCGGCGGCATCGGCCTTGATGGCGATGGCTTGACCGCCGGCGGCTTTGATTTCTTCTACCAGTGCTTCGGCAGCGATGGCCGAGGCGGCGTAGCCGATGGCGACTTTGGCGCCTTCGCTCGCCAGGCGACGGGCAGTGGCAGCGCCGATACCGCGCGAACCGCCGTTGATGAAAGCGACTTTGCCGTTGAATTTAGTGTTCGAGGTCATGATTTGGTTCCTTTCGGTTGGTTGATGAACACAGTATGGTCTTCGCGACTTGATCGCGGTAGTTATGAAATACCGCTTACAGTTTCAACCCAAGGTATCAATTGGTATAAGATGAGCGCATGTTTACTGAATTAAGCAGCTATCTCGACGCCTTCATCGCCGCTGCCGACGAGGGCAGCTTTTCCGCAGCCGCGCGCCGCCTGGGACTAACCCCGGCCGCCGTCAGCAAAAGCGTTAACCGACTGGAATTGCGGCTGGGTGTGCGCCTGTTCCAGCGCAGCACCCGCAGCCTGGCGCTGACCACCGACGGCGAACGCCTGTACGCGCAGGTGCGGCTGCCGTGGAGCGAGATCGGCGACGCACTGACCGACCTGAGTCAAGGCGCGGGCAAGCCAGCCGGCACGCTCAAGGTGTCGCTGGCGCATACGGTGGGCCGCAATTACATCGTGCCGCTGCTGGCGGAATTCACGCGACGCTATCCGGACGTGGTGCCGGACCTGCACTTCGATAATCGCCAGGTGGACCTGATCGCGGAAGGCTTCGACGTCGCTATCGGCGGCGGCATCGAGCTGACCGACGCACTGGTGGCGCGCGAACTGGCGCGGGTGGACATCATCCTGGCGGTCTCGCCGGCGTATCTGAAGGCGTCGCCGGCGCCGTCGCAACCGCAGGAGCTGGCGCGTCATCGCGGTTTGCTGCGCCGTTCACTGGCCACCGGCCGGCTGGCTGCGTGGACCCTGAAAAATAAGGCAGGACAGGAAGTGGTGGCCAGCGTGCGGCCGGTGGCGGTGATGGACGACCCGGAAGCCATTGCGCGCGCGGCTGCCGCCGGCATGGGCATTGCCATGCTGCCGCTGCCGCACGCCTTGCCGTTCCTGGACAGCGGAGAGCTGCTGCGCGTGCTGCCGGAGTGGTATGCCGAAATCCGGCCGCTATCGATATACTATTCAAGCCGCAAGCTGGTGCCGGCCAAGGTGCGGGTGTTTGTCGATTACATGATCGAGCAATTCCGCGCCAGCGGACATGCGGAGCGGTTCCGCCAACAATAAAGGAGACGTATCGATGAAGTTCAAGACAGGGATGCTGGCGTTGCTGCTGGCGGGGCAGGCTTTCGCCGGCGTGGCCATCCAGCCGGATAACGCGCAGTTGCAGTACACCGGCCGCATAGACTTCGCCGACCGCGCGCGTCCCATGTTGTCCTGGCCTGGCACCAGTATCGAAGGCAACTTCACCGGCGCCAGCCTGGCCGTCAAGCTGGACGACCAGCAGGGCAAGAACTTCTTCAACGTGTTTATCGATGGCGACCTGGCCAAGCCCGTGGTGATCGAGGCGGCGCAGGGCAGCAAGACCTATCCGGTCGCCAGCGGCCTGACGCCGGGCGCGCACCGTTTCTTGATTACCAAGCGCACCGAGGGCGAGGAGGGCGGCACCTTCTTCCAGGGACTGGAGCTGGCCGACGGCGGCAAGCTGCTGGCGCCACCGCCGCGCAAGAAACGGCATATCGAATTCTTTGGCGACTCCATCACCACTGGCATGGGCAATGAGTCGCCGGATGACGGGCCGGATCATCTGCTGAAGGACAAGAACAACTTCATGTCCTACTCGTCGATCACGGCGCGCGCGCTGGATGCGGAGGCGCATATCACCTCGCAGAGTGGCATCGGCATCATGATCAGCTGGTTCCCGTTCACCATGCCGGATTTTTACGACCAGTTGAGCGCAGTCGGTAACAACGATACGCACTGGGACTTCACGTCGTGGACGCCGGATGTGGTGGTGATTAATCTGTTCCAGAATGACCACTGGCTAATCGACCGCGAGAAACGCCTGTCGCCGATACCGAGCGATGAGCAGCGCATCGCCGCGTATCGCACGTTTGTGCAGAAGATCCGCGCGCTGTATCCGAACGCGTACATCGTCTGCGCGCTGGGTAGCATGGATGCGGTGGAGGAGGGTTCCAAGTGGCCGGGCTATGTGCGTACGGCGGTGGACCAGATGCAGGCGTCGGGCGACCAGCGCATCGATACGCTGGTGTTTCCGTGGAATGGCTTCGGCGGCCACCCGCGCATCAAGCAGCATCAGGCCAATGCGGCGCAGTTGACGGCGTTCATTCGCCAGAAAATGGGCTGGTAAGGGCGCGTTCGACTGATCCAAGGGGAGAGTACATCCTCGCTTTAACGCGGTAGACTGGCGGTTTTACAATCCGGAGGCCGCGATGAGCGATCAGTGCCAGCACTTCAACCAGATCCACACCCACCACGCCAATACCAACGGCTGCGAAGAGTGCCTGAAGACCGGCGATGAGTGGGTGCACTTGCGCGTCTGCCTGACCTGCGGTCACGTGGGCTGCTGCGACCAGTCGAAGAACCGTCACGCCACCAAGCATTTCAACACCACCGGCCACCCGATCATGCGCTCTGGTGAACGTGGCGAGACGTGGGGCTGGTGCTATATCGACCGCGAGATGTTCGATCCGATTTGAGTTTGGCCCTTGATCGTCAGGCCGCGATCCAGCGGTAGGCGCAGCCGGCGCTGGCCAGTGCGGTAACGGCGCAGGCCAATGCCGCGACGTGAAAAGCGTCCAGCAGGGCAGCACCTTGGGCGCCGAGCACCGCCGCCAGCAGCGCGGTGGTGAACAAGCCGCCGGCGCGGGCTACAGCGCTGTTGAAGCCGGAGGCGACGCCGCTATGTGCGGCATCCACCGAGGACAGCACGGCGGTGGTCAGCGGCGCCACTGCGACGGCCATGCCGATGGCGATCACCAGCATGGCTGGCAGCGTGGTGGTCCAGTAGCTGCCGCCACCGATGCGCATCGCCAGCATGAAGCCGGCGGCGACGATGATCGGGCCGGCCGTCAGCGGCAAGCGTGGTCCTAGTTTGCCGGCCAGCCGACCCATGGTGGAGGAGGCGAGCGCAATTACCACCGGCAGCGGCAACAGCGCGGCGCCGGCTTCGCTGGCCGAGTAGTGGTCGTATTCGATCAGTACAAACGGCAGCACCAGCAGCAGTGCGCCCAGCGCGCCATACAACAGGAAAGTCATCAGATTGAGGCCGCTGAAACTGTGCGAGTGGAACAGCGACAGTGGCAGAATGGCGCTGTCGCCAGCGCGCTGCTCGACGCGCAGGAATAGCAGCATCAGCACCACGCCGACGACGATTCCCAGGCCGGATTGCCAGTGCAGGCCGGCGCCGCTGGTAGCCACCGTCAGGCCCCAGGTAAGCGCCGCCAGGCCGATGCTGGCCGTGGCTGCGCCGGCGATGTCCAGCGTGGCGGCGGGCCTTGCCGCCGCTCTGGCCAATCCGGTCGCCGCATCGTCTGTCCGCAGATCGCCGGCCGCTGGGGCATCGGCGCGTAGATAGCGCAGGGCTAGCACGATGGTCGCTGCTGCCAGCGGCAAGTTGATGAAAAAGATCGCGCGCCATCCGGTGACGTCGACCAGCCAGCCGCCGAGCAAAGGGCCGATGGCGCCCGCCGCCGCGCCGACTGCGGCCCAGATGCCAATCGCCCGTCCACGCGCCTCGCCTTGAAAGTGCGTGCCGAGAATCGCCAGGCTGTTTGGCATCAGCAGCGCTGCGCCGGCGCCTTGGACAATGCGTCCGGCCACTAGTAGGGTAGCCGTCGGCGCCAGCGCGCACCAGGCGGACGCCAGTGCGAACAAAGCCACGCCAAGCACCAGAATGCGGCGCCTGCCGAAACGGTCGCCAGCCGCGCCGCCCAGCAGCAAAAGGGCGCTAAGCGGCAGCAGGTAGCCGTTGATAATCCACGACAGCACGCCACCGTCGGCATGCAGACTGCGACCAATCGCCGGCAGGCCGACATTCACCACCGAGCCGTCAATGAAAGCCAGGCTGGAAGCCAGGATGGTGGTCGCCAGCACGATGCGCGGATGATCGGCGGGTGCCGGCGTGACCTCTGGTGCGCCGGCAGCTGCGGCAATGGCTCGGTCGCAGCCCTGATGCGGCACGGCGCTCATGGCGCGCCTGACGCGCGGCGGTGGGGCAAACAGCATTGTGCGGAATTCGTCATTTTTCATGCTCCTGTCATGCAAGACGGGTGAAGAGGGACGCGGTACATTATCGGCATACTAATCTATTCAGGATTTCCATGCGCGCCTTGTCGTCTTTCCATCATCGCCGCCTGGTGCTGCGCGGCGCCGCCGGCCTGGGCCTGGTCCCCGGATTGAGTGCCGCCAGCGCGGCCACCGTTGCCACCGGATTGGCCACCGCTGCCTCCAG from Duganella dendranthematis encodes:
- a CDS encoding ribonuclease T2 family protein, with translation MRIYIAAALLAFTSLACSASESASGSFAATQSCEAFSSFAKRTNPGDIKVSAGTSYTVREINKVDYDWVRIEVPGAQPALRWVQRECGKPALEDQQASRLPEGASGAVCSAANQQDSYVLAITWQPGFCEHTKYNGKKPECDAMNGGTLEAKTLSLHGLWPNKKECGTQYGSCSGQPFALSKDTIEKIAPWMPNFFYERTFGAYEWNKHGKCQSLPPDDYFIKAVSAVRVVNESEVGKIVLGNTGKSIRVSDFFDKIKARYGEKVADTITLVCTQHKYLQEIRVSLALDFATDRELPQLVANAKPAASRAVGCADEIYVEAAGRN
- a CDS encoding response regulator transcription factor — protein: MELSMNQVVIVVDDDEGVRQGFVNLLESEGYTVQAYGSAATFFEQPLPDAPCCLLLDMRMPEVDGFEVVAQLERTGAGVPIIFVTGFGSIPLTVQAMKAGALEFLTKPVEPEELLRAVRGALEAGAVAYRERQELDELRARHDSLTPRERETMQLVIGGLLNKQIADELGVSEIMAKTHKRKVMDKMQARSLPDLVRDAERLNITQTRSR
- a CDS encoding LysR family transcriptional regulator, giving the protein MFTELSSYLDAFIAAADEGSFSAAARRLGLTPAAVSKSVNRLELRLGVRLFQRSTRSLALTTDGERLYAQVRLPWSEIGDALTDLSQGAGKPAGTLKVSLAHTVGRNYIVPLLAEFTRRYPDVVPDLHFDNRQVDLIAEGFDVAIGGGIELTDALVARELARVDIILAVSPAYLKASPAPSQPQELARHRGLLRRSLATGRLAAWTLKNKAGQEVVASVRPVAVMDDPEAIARAAAAGMGIAMLPLPHALPFLDSGELLRVLPEWYAEIRPLSIYYSSRKLVPAKVRVFVDYMIEQFRASGHAERFRQQ
- a CDS encoding SGNH/GDSL hydrolase family protein codes for the protein MKFKTGMLALLLAGQAFAGVAIQPDNAQLQYTGRIDFADRARPMLSWPGTSIEGNFTGASLAVKLDDQQGKNFFNVFIDGDLAKPVVIEAAQGSKTYPVASGLTPGAHRFLITKRTEGEEGGTFFQGLELADGGKLLAPPPRKKRHIEFFGDSITTGMGNESPDDGPDHLLKDKNNFMSYSSITARALDAEAHITSQSGIGIMISWFPFTMPDFYDQLSAVGNNDTHWDFTSWTPDVVVINLFQNDHWLIDREKRLSPIPSDEQRIAAYRTFVQKIRALYPNAYIVCALGSMDAVEEGSKWPGYVRTAVDQMQASGDQRIDTLVFPWNGFGGHPRIKQHQANAAQLTAFIRQKMGW
- a CDS encoding SDR family oxidoreductase — translated: MTSNTKFNGKVAFINGGSRGIGAATARRLASEGAKVAIGYAASAIAAEALVEEIKAAGGQAIAIKADAADAAALTKAIDSVAERFGRLDILVNSAGVLLLGPTDQFSLEDFDRTVAVNVRGVFVASQAAAKHMTDGGRIINIGSTNAQRMPFEGGAAYAMSKSALVGLVKGMARDLGSRNITVNNVAPGPVDTDMNPADSDFALGLHGLMALKRHGKADEVAAMVSYLAGPEAGFVTGADLLIDGGFAA
- a CDS encoding MFS transporter, producing the protein MKNDEFRTMLFAPPPRVRRAMSAVPHQGCDRAIAAAAGAPEVTPAPADHPRIVLATTILASSLAFIDGSVVNVGLPAIGRSLHADGGVLSWIINGYLLPLSALLLLGGAAGDRFGRRRILVLGVALFALASAWCALAPTATLLVAGRIVQGAGAALLMPNSLAILGTHFQGEARGRAIGIWAAVGAAAGAIGPLLGGWLVDVTGWRAIFFINLPLAAATIVLALRYLRADAPAAGDLRTDDAATGLARAAARPAATLDIAGAATASIGLAALTWGLTVATSGAGLHWQSGLGIVVGVVLMLLFLRVEQRAGDSAILPLSLFHSHSFSGLNLMTFLLYGALGALLLVLPFVLIEYDHYSASEAGAALLPLPVVIALASSTMGRLAGKLGPRLPLTAGPIIVAAGFMLAMRIGGGSYWTTTLPAMLVIAIGMAVAVAPLTTAVLSSVDAAHSGVASGFNSAVARAGGLFTTALLAAVLGAQGAALLDAFHVAALACAVTALASAGCAYRWIAA
- a CDS encoding UBP-type zinc finger domain-containing protein, with amino-acid sequence MSDQCQHFNQIHTHHANTNGCEECLKTGDEWVHLRVCLTCGHVGCCDQSKNRHATKHFNTTGHPIMRSGERGETWGWCYIDREMFDPI